Proteins encoded by one window of Shewanella avicenniae:
- a CDS encoding EVE domain-containing protein, producing MRYWLFKSEPDDYSISDLQLAGEQGTCWFGIRNYQARNFLRDELQVGDLVLFYHSSCKQPAIVGTAVVTKTAYPDPSATDPQSPYFDAKSTEAQPRWFSVDIQWQSTFYQPVTLSFMKQHPPLAQMYLIQKGSRLSLQPVTAEEWNIINKLGVNG from the coding sequence GTGCGTTATTGGCTTTTCAAATCTGAACCGGACGATTATTCAATCAGTGATCTGCAACTCGCGGGCGAGCAAGGCACTTGCTGGTTCGGGATCCGCAATTACCAAGCACGGAATTTCTTGCGTGATGAACTGCAAGTGGGCGATTTGGTATTGTTTTATCATTCCAGTTGCAAGCAACCTGCGATTGTAGGTACTGCAGTGGTAACCAAAACAGCCTACCCAGATCCATCGGCAACCGATCCGCAATCGCCCTATTTCGACGCTAAATCCACCGAAGCGCAACCGCGTTGGTTCTCCGTCGATATTCAATGGCAGAGTACCTTTTACCAACCGGTGACGCTGAGTTTTATGAAGCAACATCCGCCACTGGCACAGATGTACCTTATACAAAAAGGTAGCCGCCTCAGCTTACAACCAGTGACTGCTGAAGAATGGAATATAATCAATAAATTAGGAGTTAATGGATGA
- a CDS encoding YccF domain-containing protein: MSLLRLIFNIAWFLLGGFVMGLAWWLAGIICFISIIGIPFGRACFVIGELAFWPFGQDHVSRDQFYGREDIGTGALGMIGNIIWFLLFGIWLAIGHLVHAFGCFISIIGIPFGIQHLKLALLTLTPIGKTIVNGEARA; the protein is encoded by the coding sequence ATGTCTCTACTTCGACTTATTTTTAACATCGCATGGTTTTTGTTGGGTGGGTTCGTGATGGGGCTCGCCTGGTGGTTGGCCGGCATTATCTGCTTCATTAGCATCATCGGCATTCCGTTCGGGCGCGCCTGCTTTGTCATTGGCGAACTCGCGTTTTGGCCCTTCGGCCAAGATCACGTCAGCCGCGATCAATTCTATGGACGTGAAGATATCGGCACTGGCGCCCTGGGGATGATCGGCAATATCATCTGGTTCTTACTGTTTGGGATTTGGTTAGCCATCGGCCACCTGGTGCATGCCTTTGGTTGCTTTATTAGCATTATCGGCATCCCATTTGGTATCCAACACCTGAAGCTGGCATTACTGACGCTCACCCCAATCGGTAAAACTATCGTCAATGGTGAAGCACGCGCTTAA
- a CDS encoding pyridoxal-phosphate dependent enzyme, with the protein MKLANSPVEQIHVAGHDVFIKRDDLLHPQFSGNKARKFLYFYEQDFPTVKKVLGYGSAQANSLYSMAALCQLKGWQLEFYVDHLPQLLLANPSGNYAAALALGAKVLPAPVSGGEQIASYLQQLAANDPECLFIEEGGRMAEAEYGVAKLAEEIADWYQAEQLSQLALFLPSGTGTTALFLAKYFKQHELAIEVFTCPVVGDAAYLQQQFDQLCANRQWHPTIVAPAKKYHFGKCYRDFLTLWRLLNQTGVTFELLYDPLGWMTLLQTAPTLAMPLMYLHQGGLLGNSSMLPRYQRKYPQLFSD; encoded by the coding sequence ATGAAGTTAGCAAATTCACCCGTTGAACAGATTCATGTGGCGGGGCATGACGTCTTTATCAAACGTGATGATTTATTACACCCACAGTTTTCGGGCAATAAGGCGCGCAAGTTTCTCTACTTTTATGAGCAAGACTTCCCCACAGTAAAAAAAGTGCTCGGTTATGGCTCAGCGCAAGCGAACTCGCTCTATTCCATGGCGGCCTTGTGTCAGCTCAAAGGCTGGCAGCTAGAATTTTATGTCGATCATCTGCCGCAGCTGCTGTTGGCGAATCCCTCTGGCAACTACGCTGCCGCATTAGCGCTAGGGGCTAAGGTGTTGCCTGCGCCCGTGAGCGGTGGCGAGCAAATCGCTAGTTACCTGCAGCAATTGGCCGCCAATGACCCTGAATGCCTTTTTATAGAAGAGGGCGGCCGCATGGCCGAAGCTGAATATGGCGTGGCAAAGCTCGCCGAAGAGATTGCGGATTGGTACCAAGCTGAGCAACTGAGCCAACTCGCACTATTTCTGCCGTCAGGAACAGGCACAACCGCCTTATTTCTCGCGAAATATTTCAAACAGCATGAATTGGCTATCGAGGTGTTTACCTGCCCCGTGGTGGGCGATGCAGCCTATTTGCAACAGCAGTTTGACCAGCTTTGCGCTAATCGGCAGTGGCATCCGACCATAGTCGCCCCCGCCAAAAAATATCATTTCGGTAAGTGTTACCGCGATTTTTTAACCCTATGGCGCCTGCTCAATCAAACAGGAGTGACTTTTGAGTTACTCTACGATCCGTTGGGGTGGATGACATTGCTGCAAACTGCGCCTACGCTTGCCATGCCCTTGATGTATCTGCATCAAGGAGGGCTACTTGGCAATAGCAGCATGTTGCCACGCTATCAGCGCAAATATCCGCAGTTGTTTAGCGATTAA
- a CDS encoding ChrR family anti-sigma-E factor gives MINHHPRPELIKHHAAGELPVGLAIAVSVHCSMCSSCQQALIQAEAELASTLLDDDSITTVELDIGSELAFADICQQITELDEVETVSSKPHFICVKGNTYPLPTALQPLTDASWTSVGKISRMRYQLEDTAGRASLLHIDAGGGVPQHTHKGYELTLLLDGEFSDETGHFVKGDFIERDANHEHAPFSEQGCLCFTLVDAPLHFTKGLGKLLNPFGQLLY, from the coding sequence ATGATTAACCATCACCCCCGCCCAGAATTGATTAAACATCATGCGGCAGGTGAATTACCTGTTGGCTTGGCGATTGCCGTATCTGTGCATTGCTCTATGTGCTCTAGCTGCCAACAAGCACTGATTCAGGCTGAAGCTGAACTCGCCAGCACGCTGTTGGACGATGACAGCATCACAACTGTTGAGTTAGATATTGGCAGTGAATTGGCATTTGCTGACATCTGTCAGCAAATTACTGAGCTTGATGAGGTTGAAACGGTAAGCAGTAAACCCCATTTTATCTGCGTAAAGGGCAATACCTATCCATTACCCACCGCGTTGCAACCGTTGACCGATGCATCATGGACTTCGGTAGGCAAGATTAGCCGCATGCGTTACCAACTGGAAGATACCGCTGGTCGCGCCAGTTTACTTCACATCGACGCTGGCGGTGGTGTGCCGCAACACACCCATAAAGGTTATGAGCTGACCTTGTTACTCGATGGCGAGTTTAGCGATGAAACAGGCCACTTTGTGAAAGGCGATTTTATCGAGCGTGATGCCAATCATGAGCATGCGCCTTTTAGCGAGCAAGGCTGTTTATGTTTCACCTTGGTAGATGCACCGCTGCACTTTACTAAAGGGTTAGGCAAGCTACTGAATCCATTTGGCCAACTGCTGTACTGA
- a CDS encoding sigma-70 family RNA polymerase sigma factor, with product MNQRTSSENQTPHQWLNTLLLQVAAERDKAAFQQIFHHVAGKIMSFGQQRLGSQGLAKDLLQETMTLVWTKAHLFDAEKGNAITWIFTVMRNQCFDMLRKVQHNREDCLGDNIWPLVDVAPAEADHAVTREQQSLLLSHLEKLPPKQRQVVQGIYLRELTHQQLAEELKVPVGTVKSRLRLGLEKLRSCMEQYDD from the coding sequence ATGAATCAGCGCACATCGAGTGAAAATCAAACTCCTCATCAATGGCTTAACACGCTGTTGTTGCAGGTGGCTGCGGAACGCGACAAGGCGGCATTCCAGCAGATTTTTCACCATGTCGCCGGCAAAATCATGAGTTTTGGCCAGCAGCGGCTTGGATCTCAAGGGCTGGCTAAAGATCTGCTGCAAGAAACCATGACCTTGGTATGGACCAAAGCCCATCTGTTTGATGCAGAAAAAGGTAACGCCATCACCTGGATTTTTACCGTGATGCGCAACCAATGTTTTGACATGCTGCGCAAGGTGCAACACAACCGTGAAGACTGTTTAGGCGACAACATTTGGCCATTGGTTGATGTCGCGCCTGCAGAAGCAGATCACGCGGTGACCCGCGAACAACAGAGCCTGTTACTCAGTCATTTGGAAAAACTGCCCCCTAAACAACGTCAGGTAGTGCAAGGCATTTATCTACGCGAGTTAACCCATCAGCAACTGGCGGAAGAACTCAAAGTACCGGTGGGAACTGTGAAATCAAGATTACGTCTCGGATTAGAAAAGCTGCGCAGCTGTATGGAGCAATACGATGATTAA
- a CDS encoding LON peptidase substrate-binding domain-containing protein: MKLTSIPLFPLPICLMPGGRTELRIFEQRYKRLVSEASNNLYGFGLCLYQHEQQIIPGSGCLARIIDFEQLPDGLLGITIEGTDRFQLDRFVVEEDGLKRGEITLQTAWPASPLSEEEQHIARQLQTILEQHQPKAKYSDDFYKDITWVCQRWLEILPIDLAAKHQLMMQADHQMTLDLLQQLIE, encoded by the coding sequence ATGAAGCTTACATCCATCCCGCTGTTTCCATTGCCCATTTGCTTGATGCCGGGCGGACGCACTGAATTACGTATCTTTGAACAACGCTACAAACGGCTTGTCAGCGAGGCCAGCAACAATCTATACGGATTTGGTTTGTGTTTGTATCAACACGAGCAACAAATTATTCCGGGCAGTGGCTGTTTGGCGCGCATTATCGACTTTGAACAGTTGCCCGATGGCCTTTTGGGGATCACCATCGAAGGCACAGACAGATTTCAATTAGACCGCTTCGTTGTTGAGGAAGATGGCCTAAAACGTGGTGAGATTACCCTGCAAACCGCTTGGCCAGCATCGCCGCTCTCCGAGGAAGAGCAACATATTGCACGTCAGCTTCAGACGATACTCGAGCAACATCAACCGAAGGCCAAATACAGCGATGATTTCTATAAAGATATCACTTGGGTCTGTCAACGCTGGTTAGAAATTCTGCCGATTGACTTGGCGGCAAAACACCAATTAATGATGCAGGCAGATCATCAGATGACGCTTGACCTGCTGCAACAACTCATCGAGTGA
- a CDS encoding class I SAM-dependent methyltransferase produces the protein MKLNRFERMVVKHPVRHWLQRTVEQPLLLKLFDNNIPAIDKALEIGCGFGQGIQLLRSGFGAASVVAVDLDEEMLAFSAARYPDSPWLTLMQADATRLPFDDQQFDLVCDFAVFHHVPDWQTAVDEVFRVLKPGGAFVIEELYRAAICNPISKRLFEHPQTNRFNHSEMHQCLKLAGFSIRKAHHLPGLAGLTLAIKPANSVID, from the coding sequence ATGAAACTGAATCGCTTCGAACGTATGGTGGTTAAACACCCTGTGCGCCATTGGTTGCAGCGCACAGTAGAGCAACCACTGCTATTAAAACTGTTTGATAACAATATTCCTGCCATCGATAAGGCATTAGAGATTGGTTGCGGCTTTGGTCAAGGGATACAACTGTTGCGTAGCGGCTTTGGCGCGGCGTCAGTCGTAGCGGTTGATTTAGACGAAGAGATGCTGGCATTTAGCGCTGCACGTTATCCAGATTCACCGTGGTTAACGCTGATGCAAGCAGATGCAACTCGGCTGCCGTTTGATGATCAACAGTTTGATTTAGTCTGCGATTTTGCGGTGTTTCACCACGTGCCAGATTGGCAAACTGCCGTGGACGAGGTGTTTCGAGTGCTGAAACCGGGCGGCGCTTTTGTCATCGAAGAGCTGTATCGTGCCGCGATTTGTAACCCAATCAGTAAGCGACTGTTTGAGCATCCGCAAACCAATCGCTTTAATCACAGTGAAATGCATCAATGCCTAAAATTGGCGGGATTTTCCATTCGTAAGGCGCATCACTTGCCGGGGCTTGCCGGTCTTACCTTAGCGATAAAACCGGCCAATAGTGTTATTGATTAA
- a CDS encoding lipocalin family protein, whose protein sequence is MKKFSILLILMLSVLTGCTSLDKKVAVVSPFSPPQYLGKWYEIARLDHSFERGMTHVTAEYSREDDSIKVINRGFDTASDKWESANGTAYFTDGDNTGRLRVTFFWPFYGAYQIHEIIPNPPQQDEPYQVSLVMGPNSDYMWILARTPQISDEIKQQLVAKAVALGVDPNGIIWVDQSPK, encoded by the coding sequence ATGAAAAAATTCAGCATACTGTTGATATTGATGTTGAGCGTACTTACTGGCTGCACCAGTCTTGATAAAAAAGTGGCGGTAGTATCGCCCTTTTCGCCGCCACAATATTTAGGAAAATGGTATGAAATCGCGCGCTTAGACCACTCTTTTGAACGCGGTATGACCCATGTTACTGCCGAGTACAGCCGTGAGGACGACAGCATTAAGGTCATTAATCGAGGTTTTGACACCGCATCAGACAAATGGGAATCGGCCAATGGCACAGCTTATTTTACCGATGGAGACAACACTGGCCGTTTGCGCGTGACCTTTTTTTGGCCGTTTTATGGCGCTTACCAAATCCACGAGATTATCCCTAATCCGCCACAACAAGATGAACCTTATCAAGTGAGTTTGGTGATGGGGCCAAACAGCGATTACATGTGGATATTGGCGCGGACACCGCAAATCAGTGATGAGATTAAGCAGCAGCTCGTGGCCAAAGCCGTAGCGCTTGGTGTCGACCCAAATGGGATTATTTGGGTCGATCAATCCCCGAAATAG
- a CDS encoding chemotaxis protein CheV → MANLLESVDLRTQLVGENRLELLLFRINSTQLYAINVFKVKEVVKVPHLSAMPGRHPCICGVANIRGTSIPVINLRGAIGFSPMQADEHSNLIITEYNRSVQGFLVGKVEHIVNMTWQDILPPPKNAGRNHYLTAITRLEVQGQTTLVSIIDVEKVLAEIIDYDIELSDDVLDQKLVKEMPGRKVLIADDSPTARRQVKDTLGQLGIEVIETTDGAEALAKLKAVADSGRKVTDEYLMLITDAEMPSMDGYRLTYEIRNDARMSDLFITLNTSLSGSFNHAMVEKVGCDKFISKFQPDLLVEAVQERLRQIVD, encoded by the coding sequence ATGGCAAATTTATTGGAATCAGTTGATTTACGTACGCAATTAGTGGGCGAAAACCGTCTAGAGCTACTGCTGTTTCGTATTAACTCGACTCAACTCTATGCCATCAACGTTTTTAAGGTAAAAGAGGTGGTGAAAGTGCCTCATTTATCTGCCATGCCTGGGCGCCATCCCTGTATTTGTGGGGTTGCCAATATTCGTGGCACCTCAATTCCGGTGATTAATTTGCGTGGCGCAATTGGCTTCAGCCCAATGCAAGCAGATGAGCATAGCAACCTGATCATCACCGAGTATAACCGTTCAGTGCAGGGCTTTTTGGTGGGCAAAGTCGAGCATATCGTTAACATGACCTGGCAAGATATTCTGCCGCCGCCTAAAAATGCTGGCCGTAACCATTATTTGACCGCAATTACCCGCCTAGAAGTGCAAGGGCAAACTACCTTGGTATCCATTATCGACGTGGAAAAAGTTCTGGCAGAAATTATCGATTATGACATTGAGCTTTCTGATGATGTGCTTGACCAAAAGCTGGTGAAAGAGATGCCAGGCCGAAAGGTGTTGATCGCTGATGACTCACCCACCGCGCGCCGCCAAGTGAAAGATACATTGGGGCAACTTGGCATTGAAGTGATTGAAACCACCGATGGTGCCGAGGCGTTAGCGAAGCTCAAAGCCGTGGCTGACAGTGGTAGAAAAGTCACTGACGAATATTTGATGTTGATTACTGACGCCGAAATGCCGTCAATGGATGGCTATCGTCTAACCTACGAAATCCGTAACGATGCGCGCATGTCCGACCTATTTATCACCCTGAACACATCGCTCAGTGGCAGCTTTAACCATGCAATGGTGGAGAAGGTGGGCTGCGATAAATTTATCTCGAAATTCCAACCCGATCTGCTGGTTGAAGCGGTGCAAGAGCGTTTACGTCAAATCGTCGATTAA
- a CDS encoding DUF2750 domain-containing protein produces MSEQSAALSGFLKNIEETQTLWALQDESGDGWVVCDSTMYEDTDVMPLWSTQEMAQAQCNGEWQEFTPSPISIDEFLEYWVEDLNEDGVTIGIDWQGEENCEELEPIEFAKTLADVEAE; encoded by the coding sequence ATGAGTGAACAATCTGCTGCGCTGAGCGGCTTCTTGAAAAACATTGAAGAAACGCAAACATTATGGGCGTTGCAAGATGAGTCTGGTGATGGCTGGGTTGTGTGTGACTCCACCATGTATGAAGACACTGATGTGATGCCACTGTGGTCAACCCAAGAGATGGCCCAAGCCCAGTGTAACGGCGAATGGCAAGAGTTTACGCCAAGCCCAATCAGCATCGACGAGTTCCTTGAATACTGGGTAGAAGATCTGAACGAAGATGGCGTGACCATCGGTATCGATTGGCAAGGTGAAGAAAACTGCGAAGAACTCGAGCCAATCGAATTTGCCAAAACCTTAGCTGACGTAGAAGCTGAGTAA